The following DNA comes from candidate division WOR-3 bacterium.
ACTCTGGCGTATTTGCTCAAGAAATAAAATCAGCACTATATGGTCTACCAGGCGCACCACCGATTTTTGATTACATAATCGGAATTGGTGGTAGAGATGTAACTCCTGATGATATTAGAGAAATTATTGAACATACGATTAAGACTGAAGCGCCTCAAGAACCAATTATTTGGCGAGGCGTGCGATTATGATGAATTTTAGTGTTCGAAATTCTGTATTAAACAAACAACTAATGACTAATATTTAATACTAATATATGAGATATACCATACCAGAAAAAGAGTATATGTTTCCTGGACATGTTGCTTGTCCAGGTTGCGGTGGTGCTTTAGCCATGAGATTGGCATTAAAGGCATTAGGCGAAAAAACTATGGTAGTAATTCCTGCTTGCTGTTGGACGATAATTGACGGTCCTTTTCCCATTCATTCGCTGCATGTTCCGGTGCTTCACACCGCATTTGAAACCGCAGCCATTGCGGCCTCAGGCGTTAAAGCCGGTCTTGAAATTCAGGGTAAAAAAGATATTACGGTTATGGCTTGGGCCGGAGACGGCGGAACACTTGATATCGGAATTCAAGCCTTATCCGGTGCCGCAGAAAGAAATGATGACATAATTTATGCCTGTTATGATAATGAAGCATATATGAATACAGGTATTCAGCGTTCCTCAGCGACTCCCAAAGGAGCCTGGACCACCACAACTCCAGAAAAGACACCCAAAGCCGAACCGAAGAAAAATATTACGGAAATTATGATTGCCCATCGAATTCCCTATTGTGCGACGGCAACCTTAGCCTATCCCGAAGATTTGATTAATAAATTCAAAAAGGCGAAGGATATAAAAGGCACTAAATTCATTCATATATTTGCGCCTTGTCCCACTGGTTGGAAAATGGCACCGGATTTAATGATAAAAATCTGCCGCTTAGCAGTAGAATCAAATATCTTTCCTATATATGAATGTGAGAACGGAGTCAAATATACCATAAATATCAAACCCGAAAAGACCGTTCCGGTAATTGAATACTTAAAACCTCAAGGTCGATTTGCCCACTTGACGCAAAAAGATATTGAGCAAATTCAAGCCCAGGTCGATTTTGAATGGCAACTGCTCTTAAAAAAGGCAACCGCGGTTTACACCAAATAAGTCTCTTTTCCCGTTTGAAGTAAAATATTTAGGTCATTTTTCAAAAAACCCTTTAATACAATAAATAATTGATATTGCCTAATTCTCTTAACCTCTTAGATAGAGAATCATTATTAATTAATAGAGATTTACAAATAATTTATCTTCTTAATCATAATTTTTATTGACCTAAGAATTAAAAGAAGTAGGCACAGGGGCTAGGGTGGGGTTAGCCTTAGGCTAACCCAATCTTAGGATATTGCTATAAGAACTTTACCGGATAAGGGGCATACGGGGTCGCCTACCAGGTAGTCTGAAATGTCTCATTAAAGGTCTTAAAGACATCTTCTCCATCTATAAAACCTCGATATTCTTTTAAGGCTTTTAAAAAGGCATATTTCTTTATTTGCTAAATTGATTTTTAGAAAATTCAACAGAAAGTTAGGTAAGAAATTAAATAGGAAAAAACCTGCTATGGTTTACCTGTGACTTTTTAGAGTTCTTCTCAAAACTTATGCGAAAGTCACACAGATTACTCCTTAGTAATCTGTGCAAATTTCTTATTTTCGCAATTAAAATCTGGTT
Coding sequences within:
- a CDS encoding 3-methyl-2-oxobutanoate dehydrogenase subunit beta, which produces MRYTIPEKEYMFPGHVACPGCGGALAMRLALKALGEKTMVVIPACCWTIIDGPFPIHSLHVPVLHTAFETAAIAASGVKAGLEIQGKKDITVMAWAGDGGTLDIGIQALSGAAERNDDIIYACYDNEAYMNTGIQRSSATPKGAWTTTTPEKTPKAEPKKNITEIMIAHRIPYCATATLAYPEDLINKFKKAKDIKGTKFIHIFAPCPTGWKMAPDLMIKICRLAVESNIFPIYECENGVKYTINIKPEKTVPVIEYLKPQGRFAHLTQKDIEQIQAQVDFEWQLLLKKATAVYTK